A part of Streptomyces sp. NBC_01235 genomic DNA contains:
- a CDS encoding type I polyketide synthase: MMTFMANEDKLRDYLKLVTTDLRQTRRRLQEVEARQQEPIAIVSMSCRFPGNAHTPEDFWTMLVAGVDAVSELPANRGWDLENLYHPDPEHQGTSYTRSGSFLYDAADFDPGFFGISPREATMMDPQQRLLLETSWEALERAGIDPGTLRGEKAGVFVGSSDQGYGAAAARARDRVEGHMLTGGSGAVLSGRIAYTLGFEGPAVTVDTMCSSSLVALHLAVQALRQDECRLALAAGATVMAGPRNFVEFSRQRGLAPDGRCKPFAAGADGTGWGEGVGVLLLERLSDARRNGHPVLAVVRGSAVNQDGASNGLTAPNGPSQERVIRAALANARLSADLVDAVEAHGTGTTLGDPIEAQALLATYGQDREEPLRTGSLKANIGHLQASSGVAGVIKMVLAMQHGVLPKLLHLDEPTPHVDWSSGAVGLLTENEEWPETGRPRRVGVSSFGGSGTNAHVILEQAPEPDPGTREPETTDDTVAPVFVAGGAVPWVVSGRGGEGLTGQAGRLASYVESAGEDVRPVDVAWSLAATRAAFENRAVLLGADRSELLSGLGDLAADRTVPGAVTGNFDVVPDGTVFVFPGQGAQWVGMGRELWGVSPVFAASMEACEAALAPFVGWSLSEVVRGGCELVDVDVVQPVSWAVMVSLAAVWRACGVEPSVVVGHSQGEIAAAVVAGGLSLEDGARVVALRSRAIRVIAGRGGMVSVPLALADVEELLVGWGGRIDVAAVNGPGSVVVAGDADALDELMAHCESSDIRARRVPVDYASHTWHVEAIEAELARVLAAVAPRPGEVPFFSTTEAEVIDTAGLDGGYWYRNLRQRVRFADAVEGLLEQGYGAFVEVSSHPVLGMAVQEAAPDALVVGTLRRDKGGAHRFLTSLAEAWVRGIPVDWTAVLAGHDARTVPLPTYAFQHRPFWFEPDTPQLVAATGGVQDPADAEFWAAVEEQDVAALTGVLDVAEDTGQEALAQALPVLSAWRRGRRAASTIDSWRYRVAWRPTAEPTSTTLDGTWLVVIPASHAGAELVRVCLEGLASHGAQAVPLFVDSSDTDRERLAALLTETAQHSGVHSAQFSGVLSFLGLEEHPYPEQPGLAAGLVAGLALVQACGDTGVRAPLWLATSGAVATGDSDPMRNPVQNGTWGMGRVAALEHPEFWGGLVDLPEKPDERTAARLCGILADSGAEDQVAIRRTGILIRRLARVPAAATGDGHRSWTSRGTALITGGTGGLGGHTARWLARNGTEHLVLVSRRGADAPGAAELEAELRALGARVTIASCDIADRDALAALIERVETDGPPIRTVVHTAGVGILIPMATTTLQEFADGAEAKLSGVAHLDELFSDDRLDAFVVFSSVAGVWGSGDHGAYAAANAYADAVAEHRRARGLAGTSIAWGIWSDEGGGMALDIVQEQLRWRGIPFMDPALAVMGMQQVLDRDECFVAVADIDWERFVPVFTAARPRPLLTEVPEVAEILRAEEDRHRPDASATASSGLVDRLRGLAPDEQQQAVLDLVRAQVAGVLGHGSPNSVEVGRAFRELGFDSLTSVELRNRLNAATGLRLPVTVIFDRPTVTALARHVREELLGDTAALPVPAVSAAPARGPAADDDPIVIVSMSCRYPGGADSPEELWQILAEGRDVIDAFPDDRAWDLEALYDPDPDREGTCYAREGGFVYDAADFDPGFFGISPREAVAMDPQQRLLLETSWEVLERAGLVPEELRGTPVGVFVGAANQGFGGLDNLPEGVEGHIVTGSATSVLSGRVAYTLGLEGSAVTIDTACSSSLVALHMAVQALRSGECSMALAGGVAVMVEPIGFIGFARTRGVAKDGRSKAFAKAADGMGLAEGAGMVLLERLSDARRNGHPVLAVIRSTALNQDGASNGLSAPSGPAQQQVIRAALAKAGLSAADVDAVEAHGTGTALGDPIEAQALLATYGQGRDPERPLWLGSLKSNIGHAQAASGVGGVMKMVLALQHGVLPRTLHVDEPTPHVDWSAGEVSLLTEAVDWPETEGRPRRAGVSSFGVSGTNAHVVLEEAPAVPATASGDVDTVSVFVAGGVVPWVVSGRGGEGLAGQAGLLASYVRSVGEDVRSVDVGWSLASTRTAFENRAVVLGGESAELVAGLGVLAAGGVVGSGVVRGAVTGGVDRVVFVFPGQGAQWVGMGRELWGVSPVFAASMEACEAALAPFVGWSLSEVVRGGCELVDVDVVQPVSWAVMVSLAAVWRACGVEPSVVVGHSQGEIAAAVVAGGLSLEDGARVVALRSRAIRVIAGRGGMVSVPLALADVEELLVGWGAVLMLLR; encoded by the coding sequence CTGATGACGTTCATGGCTAACGAGGACAAGCTCCGCGACTACCTCAAGCTGGTCACTACCGACCTTCGGCAGACCCGCCGACGCCTCCAGGAGGTCGAGGCCCGGCAGCAGGAGCCCATCGCCATCGTCTCGATGAGCTGCCGCTTCCCCGGCAACGCGCACACTCCGGAAGACTTCTGGACCATGCTGGTGGCGGGCGTCGACGCCGTCTCCGAACTGCCCGCGAACCGAGGCTGGGACCTGGAGAACCTGTACCACCCCGACCCGGAGCACCAGGGCACGAGCTACACCCGCTCCGGCTCGTTCCTGTACGACGCGGCCGACTTCGACCCCGGGTTCTTCGGCATCTCGCCGCGCGAGGCCACGATGATGGACCCGCAGCAGCGACTTCTCCTGGAGACCTCCTGGGAGGCACTGGAACGAGCCGGGATCGACCCCGGCACCCTGCGCGGCGAGAAGGCGGGCGTGTTCGTCGGCAGCAGCGACCAGGGGTACGGGGCCGCGGCCGCCCGTGCCCGGGACCGCGTCGAGGGACACATGCTGACGGGCGGCTCCGGCGCGGTGCTGTCCGGCCGTATCGCCTACACCCTCGGGTTCGAGGGCCCCGCCGTCACCGTCGACACCATGTGCTCCTCGTCGCTGGTCGCGCTGCACCTCGCCGTCCAGGCCCTGCGCCAGGACGAGTGCCGCCTCGCCCTCGCGGCCGGCGCCACCGTCATGGCCGGCCCACGGAACTTCGTGGAGTTCAGCAGGCAGCGTGGGCTTGCGCCGGACGGTCGCTGCAAGCCGTTCGCGGCGGGTGCGGACGGCACCGGCTGGGGTGAGGGTGTGGGGGTGCTGCTGCTGGAGCGGTTGTCGGATGCGCGGCGCAATGGTCATCCGGTGCTGGCGGTGGTGCGGGGTTCGGCGGTCAACCAGGACGGTGCGAGCAATGGTCTGACCGCGCCCAACGGTCCTTCGCAGGAGCGGGTGATCCGGGCGGCGCTGGCCAACGCTCGTCTGAGCGCGGACCTCGTGGACGCGGTGGAGGCGCACGGTACGGGCACCACGCTGGGCGACCCGATCGAGGCACAGGCCCTGCTGGCGACCTACGGCCAGGATCGAGAAGAACCACTGCGGACGGGCTCTCTCAAGGCCAACATCGGTCATCTGCAGGCCAGTTCGGGCGTGGCCGGCGTCATCAAGATGGTCCTCGCCATGCAGCACGGCGTCCTGCCGAAGCTGCTGCACCTGGACGAGCCGACACCGCACGTCGACTGGTCGTCCGGAGCGGTCGGACTCCTCACGGAGAACGAGGAGTGGCCCGAGACCGGCCGCCCCCGCCGCGTGGGCGTGTCCTCCTTCGGCGGCAGCGGCACCAACGCCCATGTGATCCTGGAGCAGGCGCCGGAACCCGACCCCGGGACACGGGAACCGGAGACCACCGACGACACCGTGGCACCGGTGTTCGTGGCCGGCGGCGCGGTTCCGTGGGTGGTGTCGGGGCGTGGTGGAGAGGGGCTCACCGGTCAGGCGGGGCGGCTGGCGTCGTACGTGGAGTCGGCCGGCGAGGACGTCCGGCCGGTGGATGTGGCGTGGTCGCTGGCCGCCACACGGGCCGCGTTCGAGAACCGGGCTGTCCTCCTCGGCGCGGATCGGAGCGAACTCCTCTCCGGCCTCGGCGACTTGGCGGCCGACCGTACGGTCCCGGGAGCGGTGACCGGCAACTTCGACGTAGTACCCGACGGCACCGTGTTCGTGTTCCCGGGGCAGGGGGCGCAGTGGGTTGGTATGGGGCGGGAGTTGTGGGGTGTCTCGCCGGTGTTCGCGGCGTCGATGGAGGCGTGCGAGGCCGCGCTGGCTCCGTTTGTGGGGTGGTCGTTGAGTGAGGTGGTGCGGGGCGGTTGCGAACTGGTTGATGTGGATGTGGTGCAGCCGGTGTCGTGGGCGGTGATGGTGTCGTTGGCGGCGGTGTGGCGTGCGTGTGGGGTTGAGCCGTCGGTGGTGGTGGGTCATTCGCAGGGGGAGATCGCGGCTGCGGTGGTGGCGGGTGGTCTGTCGTTGGAGGACGGGGCGCGGGTGGTGGCGTTGCGGTCGCGTGCGATCCGTGTGATCGCGGGGCGCGGTGGCATGGTCTCCGTGCCTCTTGCACTGGCTGATGTGGAGGAGTTGCTGGTCGGTTGGGGGGGCCGTATTGATGTTGCTGCGGTGAATGGTCCTGGTTCGGTGGTGGTGGCCGGGGACGCGGATGCGCTGGATGAGCTGATGGCGCACTGCGAGAGCAGTGACATCCGGGCGCGTCGTGTTCCGGTGGACTACGCGTCGCACACCTGGCATGTGGAGGCCATCGAGGCCGAGCTGGCCCGGGTCCTCGCGGCTGTCGCGCCGCGTCCTGGTGAGGTGCCGTTCTTCTCGACGACGGAGGCGGAGGTCATCGACACGGCTGGGCTGGACGGGGGTTACTGGTATCGGAATCTGCGTCAGCGGGTGCGTTTCGCCGACGCCGTCGAAGGTTTGCTGGAGCAGGGCTATGGGGCGTTCGTGGAGGTGAGTTCCCATCCGGTGCTCGGCATGGCGGTCCAGGAGGCCGCACCCGACGCGCTGGTGGTCGGGACTTTGCGGCGTGACAAGGGCGGCGCGCACCGTTTCCTGACTTCGCTGGCCGAGGCGTGGGTGCGTGGCATCCCGGTGGACTGGACGGCGGTCCTGGCCGGCCACGACGCCCGCACGGTCCCGCTGCCGACGTACGCCTTCCAGCACCGCCCCTTCTGGTTCGAGCCCGATACGCCGCAGCTTGTCGCCGCGACCGGCGGTGTCCAGGACCCGGCGGACGCCGAGTTCTGGGCGGCTGTCGAGGAGCAGGACGTCGCAGCACTGACCGGTGTGCTCGACGTCGCCGAGGACACCGGGCAGGAGGCGCTGGCCCAGGCGCTGCCCGTGCTGTCGGCCTGGCGGCGGGGCCGCCGTGCCGCGTCCACCATCGACTCCTGGCGCTACCGCGTCGCCTGGCGGCCGACGGCCGAGCCCACCTCCACGACCCTGGACGGGACCTGGCTGGTCGTCATCCCCGCGAGCCACGCGGGCGCCGAACTCGTCCGGGTCTGTCTGGAGGGCCTCGCCTCGCACGGGGCGCAGGCCGTCCCCCTGTTCGTCGACTCCTCCGACACCGACCGTGAGCGGCTGGCCGCCCTGCTGACCGAGACGGCCCAGCACAGCGGTGTCCACTCCGCCCAGTTCAGCGGGGTGCTCTCGTTCCTCGGGCTCGAAGAGCACCCGTACCCCGAGCAGCCCGGACTCGCGGCCGGTCTGGTGGCCGGGCTGGCCCTGGTCCAGGCGTGCGGCGACACCGGCGTACGTGCCCCGCTGTGGCTGGCCACCAGCGGAGCCGTCGCCACGGGCGACAGCGACCCGATGCGCAACCCCGTGCAGAACGGCACCTGGGGCATGGGCCGGGTCGCCGCGCTGGAACATCCCGAGTTCTGGGGTGGCCTCGTCGACCTCCCCGAGAAGCCCGACGAGCGGACCGCCGCCCGGCTGTGCGGAATCCTCGCCGACTCCGGCGCCGAGGACCAGGTGGCCATCCGCCGGACCGGCATCCTGATCCGCCGACTGGCCCGGGTCCCCGCAGCCGCCACCGGCGACGGTCACCGCAGCTGGACCTCGCGCGGCACCGCGCTGATCACCGGCGGCACCGGTGGCCTCGGCGGGCACACGGCCCGCTGGCTCGCCCGCAACGGCACCGAGCACCTCGTCCTGGTCAGCCGGCGCGGCGCGGACGCACCCGGCGCCGCCGAGCTGGAGGCCGAGCTGCGCGCCCTGGGCGCCCGCGTCACCATCGCCTCCTGCGACATCGCCGACCGGGACGCCCTGGCCGCGCTCATCGAGCGGGTCGAGACCGACGGGCCGCCCATCCGCACCGTCGTGCACACCGCAGGCGTCGGCATCCTCATCCCGATGGCCACCACCACGCTCCAGGAATTCGCCGACGGCGCCGAGGCCAAGCTGTCGGGCGTCGCGCATCTCGACGAGCTCTTCTCCGACGACCGGCTCGACGCCTTCGTCGTCTTCTCCTCCGTCGCCGGCGTCTGGGGCAGCGGCGACCACGGTGCGTACGCGGCGGCCAACGCCTACGCCGACGCGGTCGCCGAGCACCGGCGGGCCCGCGGCCTGGCCGGTACGTCGATCGCCTGGGGCATCTGGAGCGACGAGGGCGGCGGCATGGCCCTCGACATCGTCCAGGAGCAACTGCGCTGGCGCGGTATCCCCTTCATGGACCCGGCCCTCGCGGTCATGGGCATGCAGCAGGTGCTGGACCGGGACGAGTGCTTCGTCGCCGTCGCCGACATCGACTGGGAGCGCTTCGTCCCCGTCTTCACCGCCGCCCGCCCCCGCCCCCTGCTCACCGAGGTGCCCGAGGTCGCCGAGATCCTGCGCGCCGAGGAGGACCGGCACCGGCCGGACGCGTCGGCCACGGCGAGTTCCGGACTCGTCGACCGGCTGCGCGGCCTGGCCCCCGACGAACAGCAGCAGGCCGTACTCGACCTGGTGCGCGCCCAGGTCGCCGGAGTGCTCGGGCACGGCAGCCCGAACAGCGTCGAAGTGGGCAGGGCCTTCCGGGAGTTGGGCTTCGACTCGCTGACCTCGGTCGAGCTGCGCAACCGCCTGAACGCCGCCACCGGCCTGCGCCTGCCGGTCACCGTGATCTTCGACCGGCCCACGGTCACCGCGCTGGCCCGCCACGTCCGCGAGGAACTGCTCGGAGACACAGCGGCCCTTCCCGTGCCCGCCGTCTCCGCGGCCCCGGCCCGCGGGCCCGCCGCGGACGACGACCCCATCGTCATCGTCTCGATGAGCTGCCGCTATCCCGGCGGCGCCGACAGCCCCGAGGAACTGTGGCAGATCCTCGCCGAGGGCCGTGACGTCATCGACGCCTTCCCCGACGACCGCGCCTGGGACCTGGAGGCGCTCTACGATCCGGACCCGGACCGCGAGGGCACCTGCTACGCCCGCGAAGGCGGCTTCGTCTACGACGCCGCCGACTTCGACCCCGGCTTCTTCGGCATCTCGCCGCGCGAGGCCGTCGCCATGGACCCGCAGCAGCGCCTGCTGCTGGAGACCTCCTGGGAGGTACTGGAACGGGCCGGGCTCGTCCCCGAGGAACTGCGCGGCACTCCCGTCGGCGTGTTCGTGGGCGCCGCCAACCAGGGCTTCGGCGGCCTGGACAACCTGCCCGAGGGCGTCGAAGGACACATCGTCACCGGCAGCGCCACCAGCGTGCTGTCCGGCCGCGTCGCCTACACCCTCGGCCTCGAAGGCAGCGCGGTGACCATCGACACGGCGTGCTCCTCGTCGCTGGTGGCCCTGCACATGGCCGTCCAGGCGCTGCGCTCCGGCGAGTGCTCGATGGCCCTCGCGGGCGGCGTCGCCGTGATGGTCGAGCCCATCGGCTTCATCGGCTTCGCCCGCACCCGGGGCGTCGCCAAGGACGGTCGCTCGAAGGCGTTCGCCAAGGCCGCCGACGGCATGGGCCTCGCCGAGGGCGCGGGCATGGTGCTCCTGGAGCGGCTCTCGGACGCCCGCCGCAACGGGCATCCCGTGCTGGCGGTGATCCGCTCCACCGCCCTCAACCAGGACGGTGCGAGCAACGGTCTCAGCGCCCCCAGCGGCCCTGCCCAGCAGCAGGTGATCCGGGCGGCCCTCGCCAAGGCCGGGCTGTCCGCCGCGGACGTGGACGCGGTGGAGGCGCACGGTACGGGCACCGCGCTGGGCGACCCGATCGAGGCGCAGGCGCTGCTGGCGACCTACGGCCAGGGCAGAGACCCGGAACGGCCCCTGTGGCTCGGCTCGTTGAAGTCGAACATCGGTCACGCGCAGGCCGCCTCCGGTGTCGGCGGTGTGATGAAGATGGTGCTGGCGTTGCAGCACGGAGTGCTTCCCCGGACCCTGCATGTCGACGAGCCGACGCCGCATGTCGACTGGTCGGCGGGGGAGGTGTCGTTGCTGACGGAGGCCGTGGACTGGCCCGAGACCGAAGGGCGTCCGCGCCGGGCCGGTGTGTCGTCCTTCGGCGTGAGCGGCACCAACGCGCATGTGGTGCTGGAGGAGGCTCCGGCGGTCCCGGCGACGGCTTCCGGGGATGTGGACACCGTGTCGGTGTTCGTGGCTGGTGGTGTGGTGCCGTGGGTGGTGTCGGGGCGTGGTGGGGAGGGGCTGGCGGGTCAGGCCGGCCTCCTCGCCTCGTATGTGAGGTCGGTCGGCGAGGATGTCCGGTCGGTGGACGTGGGGTGGTCGTTGGCGTCGACGCGTACGGCGTTCGAGAACCGGGCTGTTGTCCTGGGTGGTGAGTCGGCTGAACTTGTTGCCGGGCTGGGTGTGTTGGCGGCGGGTGGGGTGGTCGGCTCCGGTGTGGTGCGGGGTGCGGTGACGGGTGGTGTTGATCGGGTGGTGTTCGTGTTCCCGGGGCAGGGGGCGCAGTGGGTTGGTATGGGGCGGGAGTTGTGGGGTGTCTCGCCGGTGTTCGCGGCGTCGATGGAGGCGTGCGAGGCCGCGCTGGCTCCGTTTGTGGGGTGGTCGTTGAGTGAGGTGGTGCGGGGCGGTTGCGAACTGGTTGATGTGGATGTGGTGCAGCCGGTGTCGTGGGCGGTGATGGTGTCGTTGGCGGCGGTGTGGCGTGCGTGTGGGGTTGAGCCGTCGGTGGTGGTGGGTCATTCGCAGGGGGAGATCGCGGCTGCGGTGGTGGCGGGTGGTCTGTCGTTGGAGGACGGGGCGCGGGTGGTGGCGTTGCGGTCGCGTGCGATCCGTGTGATCGCGGGGCGCGGTGGCATGGTCTCCGTGCCTCTTGCACTGGCTGATGTGGAGGAGTTGCTGGTCGGTTGGGGGGCCGTATTGATGTTGCTGCGGTGA